The sequence GATGCTTTTGATTTCAACATTGAAAGCGATGACAGCGACGAAGTCACCGTTGTTAAACTCATTAACTCTCTGTTTGAAGATGCGATTCAAGTTGGCGCTTCCGACATACACATCGAACCTGACGCCAATGTACTTCGCCTACGTCAACGTATTGATGGTGTATTGCACGAGACCTTATTGAATGAAGTGAACATCGCGCCAGCGTTGGTGCTTCGTTTGAAATTAATGGCGAATTTGGATATTTCAGAAAAACGTCTTCCGCAAGATGGCCGTTTTAATATCAAAGCGAAAGGTCAATCTGTCGATATCCGTATGTCGACGATGCCGGTTCAATATGGTGAATCGGTCGTCATGCGTTTATTAAACCAAACATCAGGTGTCCGCAGGTTAGAAGAGTCGGGCATACCAGACAGCTTATTACTGCGTTTAAGACGTCAGCTAAAGCGTCCTCACGGCATGATTTTGGTAACAGGTCCGACTGGCTCAGGTAAAACCACGACCTTGTATGGAGCACTGAATGAGCTCAATGAGCCGGGTAAAAAGATCATCACCGCAGAAGATCCGGTAGAGTACCGTTTGCCACGTGTAAACCAAGTGCAAGTCAACACCAAAATTGATCTTGGCTTTTCTACCGTCCTTCGAACTTTTTTGCGTCAGGATCCTGATATTATTCTGATCGGTGAGATGCGAGATCAGGAAACGGTTGAGATAGGCTTACGGGCATCACTGACGGGCCACCTTGTGTTGAGTACACTTCACACCAATGATGCGGTGGATAGTGCGATTCGAATGATCGACATGGGAGCGCCAGGTTATTTGGTTGCCAGTGCCGTACGTGCGGTAGTGGCTCAGAGACTGGTGCGGAAAGTCTGCCCTGATTGTAAGACAGAAGAGCAGGTTGATGATGCGCGTCAGCAGTGGCTCGCACAACGTTTCCCTAACCAAACATCCGCGACGTTCTATCGTGGGCGAGGTTGTCAAAGTTGCAACCTGACCGGGTATCGTGGCCGTATAGGTGTCTTTGAAATGTTAGAGCTAGACAACGCAATGATGGATAAACTACGAGCAAACGATGCCGTTGGCTTTGCCCAGGTTGCTCGACAATCTCCTTCTTACAAACCCCTGCTCGCCTCAGCGATGGAGTTGGCTATGGAAGGCGTAGTCAGCCTTGACGAAGTGATGAGCCTTGGTGAAGGTGACATTTCTGGCATTGAACAAGCCATCTTCATTTAGGGTTAGCTATGCCATTGTTTCAGTACCAAGGTCGAAATTTGCAAGGCGCGTCTGTTTCCGGTGAGCTGGAAGCAGCGACACATGATGCTGCCGCAGAGCAACTTATGAACAAGGGCATCATCCCAATACAGCTTCATGAAAGCAAAGGGGCAAGTGCGCTGAGTTTGAGCTTAAAGCAGTTAATAACGCCAGCCATACCGTTGGATGTTTTGGTGATATTCTGCCGTCAGCTTCATAGTTTGACGAAGGCTGGTGTTCCTTTGCTCCGCTCGTTTCATGGTTTGGCTGCGAATTGCCAAAACAAGCAATTGAAATATGCGCTGGAAGAGGTGATTCATGAACTGACCAATGGTCGCAGTTTAGCGGCGTCTATGAAAAAGCACTCTCGCGTGTTCAGCCCATTGTTCGTTTCCATGATCAATGTTGGTGAAAATACTGGTCATCTGGACTCGGCATTACTGCAACTCTCCCATTATTACGAACAAGAGCTGGAAACGCGCAAACGAATCAAAACCGCGATGCGTTACCCGACGTTTGTGATCAGCTTTATTGTGATTGCTATGTTTGTCTTAAACATCAAAGTGATCCCGCAGTTCACCAGTATGTTTCAGCGATTTGGCGTCGACTTACCTCTCCCAACGCGGATTTTATTAACAACATCTGACTTTTTTGTTAGTTACTGGCACTTACTGCTTGCGTTGATTTTGGGTGGGTTATTTGGTTTTACCGCATGGTTAAAAACACAATCAGGTCGGGAAAAATGGGACAAGTTCCGCTTAAAGATGCCGATCGTTGGTCCGATTATCAATCGAGCTCAAATGTCACGTTTTTCACGAACCTTTTCTCTGATGTTAAAAGCCGGCGTGCCATTGAACCGCTCGCTCTCTTTAGCCGCTGAGGCGCTGGGGAATAAGTATCTGGAGAATCGCTTGATGGAGATGAAATCGTCAATCGAAGCGGGGGGCGCAATCTCTTCTACAGCGATTAATAGTGGTATTTTCCCTCCATTGGTGATCCAAATGATCTCCGTTGGGGAAGAGACGGGGCGTATTGATGAGCTGTTAGTTGAGGTAGCAGACTTTTATGATCGTGAAGTCGATTACGATCTTAAAACGCTCACAGCTAGGATAGAACCGATACTTTTGGTACTTGTAGCTGGCATGGTATTGATCCTTGCATTGGGTATTTTCTTACCAATGTGGGGAATGCTAGATGCTATTAAAGGATAGTTTGTCGGAAAGCATCGAATCGTTATCATCTTGAAACACAAATACTTTCCATCTGATTTTTTTGTGGAATAGATAATTTTTTGATACGACGACAATAGAAGTGTCAGTAAATACCCGTATAATACATCGTACTTTTTAGTGAGTTAAATGAATATGGACAATAAACAGTCAGGTTTTACGCTGGTCGAGCTGGTTGTGGTAATTGTCGTTGTCGGCCTGTTAGCGGTCGCAGCCCTACCTAAGTTTTTAGATGTCACTGACGAAGCCAAAAAAGCAAGCGTGGAAGGTGTTGCTGGTGGCTTTGCAACGGGGGTTTTGTCCGCTCGTGCGCAGTGGGAAGCGGAGTCTCGACCTTCTAAAACCATCAGTGGTGAGAAGCTCAATACCGTCAATTACGATGGCATTGAGTTTTGGTTAACTCGCGCAAAAACAAGCGATGGCAGTGATACGGGCTTTCGTGATGGTTATCCAATTGCTTTGTATAAGGATGGGGCAAGTTTTCCTAACAGTTTAACCACACAAGCGTGTGTTGATCTGATGGACAACTTGTTGCAAAACCCACCGAGCGTCGATACGGTGGACAACGCAACAGCCAATTCAAACATTAAATATTCCGCACAAGCTGATAGTGATAATTCAACGTGTACTTACATTCAGCAAGAAGGTGGTACTGATAAACATCAGTTTGTGTATGAAGTTAATACTGGTCGTGTGGCCGTAACGCTGCAGTAGAGCGGCGACAATAAACATAGAGAGATAAAAAAACGATGAAAAAACAAGGCGGCTTCACCCTAATCGAACTAGTGGTGGTCATTGTTATTCTGGGTATTTTGGCTGTAACAGCGGCTCCAAGATTTCTAAATTTGCAAGACGATGCGCGTGAAGCTTCTTTAGAAGGGCTACGTGGTGCAATTGCAGGAGCAATGGGGATCTCCTACGGCCGATCAGCGGTTAAAGGTCTTGAGGCAACGGCTTATGTAGCTGGCGAAACGAAAACAGTTGTTGGCGGTATTGTTCATCACTATGGCTACCCAACAGCAGTTAGTGATAAGACCGCTAATTTAGGTGGGATACTTCAAGCTCTCGATTTATCAGATGATTTTTCCGTATTGGCATCTGATAAGAGCAATGATGCAACCGATCAAAGCAATGAATGGATTGATATAGGCTTTACAGGCTATACAGAGAAGTGTGTCCGTTATATAGCAGCAAAAGATGCAACGACTCCTGCAAAGGTTGAGCTTATTGAAGGGGAGGCAGGTAAGTGTGGCCTCACTGCTCCGTAAGTAAACATTAGTGTTTCTAGGCCAGCTTTGCTGGCCTTTTTAGCATCTCAACCTGCAGATCTTCCCACTTCATCTATAAATCCTTCTTAAACGTTGTATTCGGCACCCATTAAGTCACTAATCTCATTTATAATCAGGCCAGTAGATTTCGCAGCTTAGGTCATTTATGGACATTAAACCTGCCCGGGGCTTTACCTTGGTTGAACTTATCGTGGTTATTTTATTGCTTGCTATTGTCTCCGTGTACGCTGCTAGTCGTATGTTCGGTCGCGACAGTGTGGCAGCGATGGTGGTTCGACAGCAGGTTATATCGGTTATTCGCCAAGTTCAGGTGAATCGAATGCAGTCCAACGTAGACCTCAGTAACGTCACTGGCGATAGCAGTTTTGTCTTAGCGGTAAACTCAGACTGTATTGGCTCCCAGCAAGCCTGCGCTCTTAAAGCTGATACTCGAAGCGACTGGGTAGATAGCGATGGAAACGGCGTGTTTTTTTCTGTCAATACCAGCCCAATCATCAACTTTGATCTATTAGGAAATCCGCTCGACAGCTCTGCCTCGGGTGCAGTGATCACCATTTCTTCGTCACAGGATAAATGTGAAGTAAAGATCAACGCTCAAGGTTATGTCTTTTCCGGAGACTGCTCATGAGGAAAGGGCGTGGCTTCACTCTTATTGAAAGCATTATTGTGATGGTGATTCTGGCTTTTGCCATGATCACCATTTCTAATTTCTTGGTGCCGCAAATTGCTCGGTCAGCCAATCCACATTATCAAGTGCGCGCTGCTGCTTTAGGGCAGAGTGTGATGTCGATTATTTTAGCCCGAGGATTTGATGAAAATAGTGATTTTAATGGTGGGGATATTCGATGTGGTGAAACGGCACTAAGCGGCGCTGCTTGCTCTTCCGAATTGAAAAATGAAGAGACAGAGATAATTTCATACAACGATGTTGATGACTACAAAGGTTGCTGGGAACCCGAGGGAAGAAATGGTTGTAAGGATCTGAATAAGCTCCTTGGCGACAGTGTGACGACCTATAAAAACTTCCGCTTGGATGTCGACATCACGTATCAGGAGGCTCAAAAGGTTAAGCATATTGCTCTGACTATATCAGCCTCAAACCAAACGACAGTTAAACTGCATGCGTATAAGGGAAACTACTGATGAATCGTAAAGGATTTACCCTTATCGAAATGGTCATCACCCTGATTGTGGGGAGTATCCTTGTGTTTGGTATTGCGGGTTTTGTCGAGTTGGGTGCGAGGGGGTACAGCGATACTATTGAACGTCAGAGACTTCAGACTCAAGCTAAGTTTGTATTGGAAAAAATCAGCCGAGAAGTGCGTCACGCTGTGCCCAACATGTTGTCGGATGAACTTATCTCAGGCGCAAACTGTCTCTCGTTTTACCCTATTATCACGTCTGGCTTCTATGCCGTATCAGGAGCAGATTTACAGTTTGTGGTGGGGAGCAAAAGTGCTTCTGTAGACACAATCAAGGATTTGTCCCTTGTGATTAATCCGACCGTTTCTGCCGCGTCACAAAGCAACATTTTTCCACTTACCAGTGTAACAAGTGATAGGGAAACGTTTTATCTCGCAGGTATGGCTGACGAGGTGAAAGGAAATTCGGTTTCCAATCGGCATTACATCTTTGATGCACAAGGAAAGGTGAGTTACTGCATTATTAATCAACGCGTACAGAGGCTGGAAAATGGACTGGATGTGACGCCAATTTCTGACTCAGGTGTGTTAGGTCAGCTTAGTTATGACGCGGCGACAGTGCAGCACAATGGTGTTGTCAGTATTTCACTGACGTTTACCAACGAAAAGGACGATGAGTCGACAAGCTTCCAACAAAAAATTCAGGTGTTAAATGTCCCTTAAACGTAAACAAACTGGCAGCTTATATATTGTTGTGATTTTTGTTCTGGTCGTCATGGGGTTTCTGGCGATGAGCTTAAGTCGTATTGAATGGTCCAATAATGATGCACACACCAAAGACATTATTGGCCTACAGGCTGCGTTGTTAGCCCACTCTGCAAATGAGTTAGCACTCATCGAGTTGTATCCATTTCGCTCCTCTCCATCCGCTGCTTTTGATGTTTCAGGCGCTTGCAGTGCTCTAAGTGGCGCAGTCAAAACGATCCCGTCAGCCGTCGATTGCCAAGGTGTGCAAATCTCTTGTGAGCCACGTGGTGGAGAACTGGCAGATGGTAAGCGGTTGTATGTGATACGTTCTGAAGCAATATGCGGTACAGGCATTAATACGATGCAGCGCAGTCAAGAAGTGTGGGTGAGGGAATGAATATCTTAAAGCGCGCTGTCAGCGTTTTGGTTCTTTACATCATTAGTTATCCGGCCATGGCGATAGTGGATGAGTGTGTGTACTTTAAATCCGCAGTTCAAACTTGGGATAGTAGTGAGGCTACGCTGAATATTAACACTAACCCTGACACTAACGTTTCCAGCTATGTAAAAAACCCTAATGGCTCCGATCAAGTCGGCTTTAAGGGGATTCAGATAGAAGGGAACCACGACGCGGCGTGCAGAATTAGTGATACTGAAGCAACAGAGTGTATAGGGAATGAATCTCTGATAGTAGAAAAGCCTGATTTCTCCAACTCAGCGTTTACTGGTGTTGATGGCTCTATTGTTAGAGATGATGTATTAAGCCCAGGGAACTATGAGTCAATAAAAATTACGGCTGGTTGGGGCTCGAAAATCACGGTTACTCCTGGTGAATACTGGATTTCTAATTTTGAGTTGTCAGGATTTGAAGAGTTGGTTTTTTCAGACAATGAGAAGACAGTGATTAACGTAGAACGCTTGTCACAGTCAGGGGGCTCTTCATTTAATCATCAAGGTAAACCTGACAACTTAATCATCAAGGCGTACAACTCCGCTCTTGGTGCTCCCGCGCAGATAGCCATGAGTGGAGCAGGGAGTTTTAGTGCGTTGATCATTAGTGAGGGTTCATTTGTTGCTAATGGCAAAATTGAAATTCTAGGCTCTGTTACGGCGAAAAACATTACCTTGTCTGGTGGCGCACATGTCATCGCGAAAGGGGATTGTTTTAGTGAGAAACCTAAGCTGGAGCTACGCATCTCTCCTACTACAGATAGCGGTACTGCTTGTGATGGGATCCCTGTAACCTTCTCGCTCGTAAACAGTGACACCGATCAAGTGGTTATCGGGAGTGGGCAAATCTTGGCTGTAACCAGTGCGCCACACTCTGGCTCCAACACGGCTTGTTGGAGTGAAAATGGATCGATAACAACTAATCAGTGTACGCCTAATTCGGACCATGGTTTTATT is a genomic window of Vibrio japonicus containing:
- a CDS encoding GspE/PulE family protein, which translates into the protein MKVKLRKRLGDLLVEEGIVTQTQIEQALAAQKVTGQKFGATLIELGFLSEHQMLTFLSQQLDIPYIDLNRTNVDLDAVQILPEVHARRLRALVISRQQDLLRVAMSDPADLFTQEALLAQLPQYSLEFIVVAEKQLVDSFDRYYRRTKEIASFAEQLQAEHHVTDAFDFNIESDDSDEVTVVKLINSLFEDAIQVGASDIHIEPDANVLRLRQRIDGVLHETLLNEVNIAPALVLRLKLMANLDISEKRLPQDGRFNIKAKGQSVDIRMSTMPVQYGESVVMRLLNQTSGVRRLEESGIPDSLLLRLRRQLKRPHGMILVTGPTGSGKTTTLYGALNELNEPGKKIITAEDPVEYRLPRVNQVQVNTKIDLGFSTVLRTFLRQDPDIILIGEMRDQETVEIGLRASLTGHLVLSTLHTNDAVDSAIRMIDMGAPGYLVASAVRAVVAQRLVRKVCPDCKTEEQVDDARQQWLAQRFPNQTSATFYRGRGCQSCNLTGYRGRIGVFEMLELDNAMMDKLRANDAVGFAQVARQSPSYKPLLASAMELAMEGVVSLDEVMSLGEGDISGIEQAIFI
- a CDS encoding type II secretion system F family protein gives rise to the protein MPLFQYQGRNLQGASVSGELEAATHDAAAEQLMNKGIIPIQLHESKGASALSLSLKQLITPAIPLDVLVIFCRQLHSLTKAGVPLLRSFHGLAANCQNKQLKYALEEVIHELTNGRSLAASMKKHSRVFSPLFVSMINVGENTGHLDSALLQLSHYYEQELETRKRIKTAMRYPTFVISFIVIAMFVLNIKVIPQFTSMFQRFGVDLPLPTRILLTTSDFFVSYWHLLLALILGGLFGFTAWLKTQSGREKWDKFRLKMPIVGPIINRAQMSRFSRTFSLMLKAGVPLNRSLSLAAEALGNKYLENRLMEMKSSIEAGGAISSTAINSGIFPPLVIQMISVGEETGRIDELLVEVADFYDREVDYDLKTLTARIEPILLVLVAGMVLILALGIFLPMWGMLDAIKG
- a CDS encoding prepilin-type N-terminal cleavage/methylation domain-containing protein produces the protein MDNKQSGFTLVELVVVIVVVGLLAVAALPKFLDVTDEAKKASVEGVAGGFATGVLSARAQWEAESRPSKTISGEKLNTVNYDGIEFWLTRAKTSDGSDTGFRDGYPIALYKDGASFPNSLTTQACVDLMDNLLQNPPSVDTVDNATANSNIKYSAQADSDNSTCTYIQQEGGTDKHQFVYEVNTGRVAVTLQ
- a CDS encoding prepilin-type N-terminal cleavage/methylation domain-containing protein; the encoded protein is MKKQGGFTLIELVVVIVILGILAVTAAPRFLNLQDDAREASLEGLRGAIAGAMGISYGRSAVKGLEATAYVAGETKTVVGGIVHHYGYPTAVSDKTANLGGILQALDLSDDFSVLASDKSNDATDQSNEWIDIGFTGYTEKCVRYIAAKDATTPAKVELIEGEAGKCGLTAP
- a CDS encoding type II secretion system protein; this encodes MDIKPARGFTLVELIVVILLLAIVSVYAASRMFGRDSVAAMVVRQQVISVIRQVQVNRMQSNVDLSNVTGDSSFVLAVNSDCIGSQQACALKADTRSDWVDSDGNGVFFSVNTSPIINFDLLGNPLDSSASGAVITISSSQDKCEVKINAQGYVFSGDCS
- a CDS encoding type IV pilus modification PilV family protein codes for the protein MRKGRGFTLIESIIVMVILAFAMITISNFLVPQIARSANPHYQVRAAALGQSVMSIILARGFDENSDFNGGDIRCGETALSGAACSSELKNEETEIISYNDVDDYKGCWEPEGRNGCKDLNKLLGDSVTTYKNFRLDVDITYQEAQKVKHIALTISASNQTTVKLHAYKGNY
- a CDS encoding PilW family protein, which encodes MNRKGFTLIEMVITLIVGSILVFGIAGFVELGARGYSDTIERQRLQTQAKFVLEKISREVRHAVPNMLSDELISGANCLSFYPIITSGFYAVSGADLQFVVGSKSASVDTIKDLSLVINPTVSAASQSNIFPLTSVTSDRETFYLAGMADEVKGNSVSNRHYIFDAQGKVSYCIINQRVQRLENGLDVTPISDSGVLGQLSYDAATVQHNGVVSISLTFTNEKDDESTSFQQKIQVLNVP
- a CDS encoding MSHA biogenesis protein MshP — protein: MSLKRKQTGSLYIVVIFVLVVMGFLAMSLSRIEWSNNDAHTKDIIGLQAALLAHSANELALIELYPFRSSPSAAFDVSGACSALSGAVKTIPSAVDCQGVQISCEPRGGELADGKRLYVIRSEAICGTGINTMQRSQEVWVRE